A section of the Oryza sativa Japonica Group chromosome 1, ASM3414082v1 genome encodes:
- the LOC4325226 gene encoding protein DMP2 codes for MDPNAVHVQMPAVDTEACCDDEKNPQPAREIISDHVAVRPTPAVDKTLSGASDLLKLLPTGTVLAFQALAPSFSNHGVCHAVANRYLVLALIGACAASCMLLSFTDSLIGHDGKLYYGVATLRGFRPFNFAGTREEHGTVFKDLSRFRITALDFVHAFFSAVVFLAVAFADAAVQTCLFPEAEADMRELLVNLPLGAGFLSSMVFMIFPTTRKSIGYTDMTPHSQ; via the coding sequence ATGGATCCTAATGCCGTGCACGTCCAAATGCCCGCCGTTGACACCGAAGCGTGCTGTGACGATGAGAAGAATCCGCAGCCTGCACGGGAGATCATCAGCGACCACGTCGCCGTTCGGCCGACACCGGCGGTGGACAAGACGCTGTCGGGCGCGTCGGACCTGTTGAAGCTCCTGCCGACGGGCACGGTGCTGGCGTTCCAGGCGCTGGCGCCGTCCTTCAGCAACCACGGCGTCTGCCACGCCGTCGCCAACCGGTACCTGGTCCTGGCGCTCATCGGCGCCTGCGCGGCATCCTGCATGCTCCTCTCCTTCACGGACAGCCTCATCGGCCACGATGGCAAGCTCTACTACGGCGTTGCCACCCTCCGCGGGTTCCGACCCTTCAACTTCGCCGGCACGCGGGAGGAGCACGGCACCGTGTTCAAGGACCTGTCCAGGTTCAGGATCACTGCGCTCGACTTTGTCCACGCCTTCTTCTCGGCGGTGGTGTTCCTGGCCGTCGCCTTCGCCGACGCAGCCGTGCAGACGTGCCTCTTCCCGGAAGCAGAAGCGGACATGAGGGAGCTGCTGGTGAACCTGCCGCTTGGCGCCGGGTTCCTGTCCAGCATGGTGTTCATGATCTTCCCCACCACCAGGAAGAGCATAGGCTACACAGACATGACGCCCCACTCGCAGTGA